In Novosphingobium kaempferiae, the DNA window TGCGCGGCGCCAACGCGATCATGACCGGCATCGGCAACCCCTCCGCCACCGTGAACTACGTGCGCAAGCGCCCGACCGACGAATTCAAGATCACCGGCTCCGCACAGGTCGGCAGCCGAGACTACTGGCGCGTCGAGGGCGACGCCAACGTGCCGCTGACCGACACGCTTTCGGTCCGCGCGATCTACGCGCACGAGGATCGCGACGGCCACCTCGCCTACAACCACGTCAATCGCGACGTCTATGGCGCCATCCTGCGCTGGCAGGCGACGCCCAGCCTGCGCGCCACCGTGGGTTATACCCGGCAGGAGAACGACGCGGACGGCGTGCTGTGGGGCGCGATCCCGCTGGTCTACACCGACGGCACCCGCATCCCGCTGTCACGCTCGGCCACGACCTCGGCCGACTGGACCTACTGGAACACGCGGGACCAGAGCCTGTTCGGCGAACTCGTCTACGATTTCGGCGGAGGCTGGTCGGCAACCGGCATCGCCACCTACCGCCGCTTCCAGGAGCATTCCAAGCTGCTCTACGCCTACGGCTACCCCGACCGGGAGACCGGCGAGGGCGTCTACGGCATGAGCGGCATCTACCCCTCGGACTACAAGCAATACCTCGGCGACGTGTACCTCTCCGGCCCGTTCCAGTTGCTGGGCCGCGAGCACAAGCTGGCGCTCGGCGTCTCGGTCTCGAAGTCCGACGCCAAGGAGATCGAGGACTTCTCGACCGACACGATCGTCTATCCCGGCCCGTCCGAATGGGGCGAGACCGGGATTCCCGAGCCCAGCTACCCCGGCGGCTATGTCGCGGCGGACTATTCCGACCGCCTGACCCGCGTCTACGGCGCGGCGCACCTCAACCTGACCGACCAGCTCAAGGCCGTCGTCGGCGCGAGCGCGATGTGGATCAAGTCGACCGGCGAATCCTACGGCACCAGCCAGGCGCGCAAGGACAGCAAGGTCAGCCCCTACGTCGGCGCGATCTACGATCTGACGCCGAACCTCTCGTTCTACGCCAGCTACACCGACATCTATAACCCGCAGTCCGAGATCGGCATCGACAACCGCCGCCTCGACCCCGCCAAGGGCACCAGCCTGGAAGCGGGCATCAAGAGCACCTGGTTCGGTGGCAGGCTCTATGCCACCGCCGCAGTCTTCAAGGCCAAGCAGAAGGGCCTCGCCGAATATGCCGGCAACTTCGACGAAAACGGCTGCGCGCCCGGCCAGACGAGCGACTGCACCGGCAAGGCCTTCGACAGCTACTATGACCCCACCGACACGACATCCAAGGGCTTCGAGGTGGAACTGGCGGGCAATGTCACCGAGAACTGGCGCCTCAGCGGAGGGTTCACCCTCCTCAATGTCGAGAACGCCGACGGCGAGGATACCCGCACCTGGATCCCCACCCGCTCGCTCAAGCTGTCCTCGACCTACACGGTGCCCGAGTTCAACGACCTCAAGCTGGGCGCGCAGCTGCGCTGGCAGAACGCCACGACCGCGATCGTCAGCGACCTCGCCACTTACGGCGGCGTCGAGGGCGACGTGACGCTGCGCCAGAAGGACTACGCGATCCTCGACCTCATGGCAGGCGTGCGCATCGTCGACCACCTGCGCGCCAGCCTGAACCTGCGCAACGTGACCGGCACCAAGTACCTCAACAGCCTCAAGTGGGGCCAGGCGTTCTACGGCGCCCCGCGCAGCGCGGTGGTGTCGCTGAACTTCGAGTATTGAGTGATGCCGCTCACCCGCTCCGGAAGGCGTGGGTGAGCGGATAACGCCGGTCGCGCCCGAAATTGCGCGCGGTCAGCTTCACACCGGGCGGCGACTGGCGGCGCTTGTATTCAGCGCGGTGGAGCAGGCATTCGACGCGCGCCACGGTGGCGCGCTCGAAGCCCTCGTTGACGAGTTGCTCCACGCTCTTGTCGTGCTCCACGAGGCCGATGAGGATCGGATCGAGCACCTCGTAGGGTGGCAACAGGTCGCTGTCGCGCTGGCCTTCGTGCAGTTCCGCCGTCGGTTCGCGCGTCAGCACGCCCTCGGGGATAACCTGCCCCGAAGGCCCGAGGCCGATCCGCGCAACGTTGCGATTGCGCCAGTTCGCCAGTGCGTAGACGGTGGTCTTGTAGGCGTCCTTGAGCGGGTTGTAGCCGCCCGCCATGTCACCGTAGATGGTGGCATAACCCACGCTCAGCTCGCTCTTGTTGGCGGTGGCGAGCAGCATCGGGCCGAACTTGTTCGACAGCGCCATCAGCGCCGCACCGCGCACCCGCGACTGGAGGTTCTCCTCCGCCAGATCGCGCGGCAGCCCGTCGAACGCCTCGCCCAGCATCGAATCGAAGCCGTCTACCGCCGCGCCGATCGGCATCTCGGCATAGCGAATGCCCAGCATCCGGGCGCAGGCAGCGGCATCCTCGCGGCTCTGCGTGCTGGTGAAGCGCGAGGGCATCATCACCCCCCACACCCGGTCCGCGCCGAGCGCATCGACGGCGATGGCGGCGCAGGTCGCCGAATCGATCCCGCCCGAAAGCCCCAGCACGACGCCGGGGAAGCCGTGCCGCTCCACGTAGTCGCGCAAGGACAGGACCATGGCGCTGTAGATGTCCTCGGGGTTCTCGGCGAGCGTCTCCACGGTGCCGCGATCACAGCGCCAGCCCTTTGCGGTCTTGGTCCAGCGGGTCTCGACGACCTGCTCCTCCCAGTCGCGCAGCTGCACCGCCAGCCCGCCGTCGCCGTTGACCGCGAAGCTGGCCCCGTCGAACACCAGTTCGTCCTGCCCGCCGACGCGGTTGAGGTAGGCGAGCGGTAGCCCCGTATCGACCGCGCGGCGCTTGGCCACGCCTTCGATGCGCAGGGCTTCCTTGTTGATCTCGTAAGGGCTGCCGTTGATGCAGACGAGGATCTCCGCGCCGAAGTCGGCCAGGTGGCGGCAAACCTCGATTCGCCAGATGTCCTCGCCCACCGGCACGCCGATCATGGTGCCGCGCAGGATCACCGGCTCGGGCAGCGGGCCGGGCTGGAACAGGCGCATCTCGTCGAAGGTGCCGTAGTTGGGCAGTTCGTGCTTCAGCCGCACCGCCGCGACCTTGCCCTGATCGAGCAGCGCGACGCCGTTGTGCAGCGCACCATCGAGCACGAAGGCCGAACCCACCAGCATCGCCGGCCCATCGCTTGCGGTCGCCTCGGCCAGCTTCTGGAGTTCGGCGGCGGCGCGTTCGATCAGCGATGGCTTGAGGATCAGGTCTTCGGGCGGATAGCCGATGAGATGCAGTTCCGGGAACACCACGAGGTCGCTCTTGCCCGCGGCAGCCCGCGCGGCGAGCACGCCCTTCGCATTGCCGGCGATGTCCCCCACCGACTGGTTGAGCTGCGCGAGGGTGATCTTCAGCGTGTCCGGCATGGCCCGGTTGATGCCCCGCCCCCGAAGGCAGTGCAAACAAAAACCCGCCCTGTTGGACAGGGCGGGTCTTGCTTGTCCGCCCCGGCGTAAACGCGGATGGCGGATACAAAAAACCCTCCCGCTCGGGAGGGCTTCTGTCCGTCGTTAAACGGACTTTCCAATGCCGCGGGCAATGCCCTCGGCTTCCGGTATGGACCCGGACTGGAAAGCGGCGGGGGTAGACTTGCCGAAGCAGTCGTTCCCCCAAACCGATTACATCGCCTCGGACGCAGCCTCGGTCGGAGCGTCGGTGGCGTCACCGGTCATCAGCTCCTCGGGAGCGGTCTCAACCGAATCGGTGGTGGCTTCTGCGGCGGGTTCACCACCACAAGCAGCGAGCGACAGAGCGGCAACCGACGCGAACGCGGCGAAAGCAATCTTCTTCATGCGAATCCCCTTGCATTGTTTGGCGCATAGGCCAACGCTTGCAGGCAAGCCTGCGGTGCCAATCTTTAGACGAGACAATGGTGCAACGCAAATAGGAATAAGAGGGGCGCAAATCCGCGGAATTCCTAGGGGTTGCACACATATAAAGATATCTTTATATGATCCGGCATGCGGATCGACCCTCTTCTGCGCGCTCTTTCGGAGCCGACGCGCCTGCGCATCATGCGCCTGCTTGCGCATATGGAACTCGCCGTCGGAGAGCTTGCCCAGGTACTCGGGCAGAGCCAGCCGCGCGTCTCCCGGCACATCCGCATCCTGTGCGATGCGGGCCTTGCCGAACGCCGCAAGGAAGGCAGCTGGGTGTTCCTGCGCAGCGCCGTCAGCGAGCATGTCGCGCCGTCGATGGCCCCGACGATGGGAAGCGCCGCCGCGCTCCTGCTGGCCACCGCAGAGCGTGACGACAGCCAGTTCGCCGCCCGCTGCGCCGAAGACCGCCGCCACCTCGCCGCCATTCGCGCCGGGCGTGAAGCGAGCGCGCAGGCCTATTTCGCCCGCCACGCCGCCGAGTGGGACACGCTGCGCCGCCTCCATGGCGCCGACGAGCCGGTCGAGGCCGCGCTGCTCGCGGCGCTCGACGGGGAAGCGATCGGCGGGTTGCTCGACGTCGGCACCGGCACCGGCCGCATGGCGCAGTTGCTGTCCCCGCGCGCGGGCCGCGTGACCGCGCTCGACAACAGCCCCGAAATGCTGCGCATCGCCCGTGCTCGTTTGCAGGACTTGCCGGCCGACAAGATCAATCTGGTGCAGGGCGATTTCACCGCCCTGCCCTTCGCCGAAGACGCCTTCGACACCGTGCTGTTCCATCAGGTGCTGCACTATGCGCAGGATCCCGCCGTCGTGCTGGGCGAGGCCGCGCGCGTGCTGCGCCCGGGCGGACGTATCGCCGTGGTCGACCTCGCCTCACACGAGCGCGAGGAACTGCGCGAGCGCCACGCCCATGCCCGCCTCGGCTTTTCGGACGAGCAGATGCTCGCCCATCTCGCCTCCGCAGGTCTCGTCCCCGCCGCGCCCGTGGCGCTGCCGGGCGACCCGCTCACCGTTAAAATCTGGACTGCGCGCCGCGATGGTGTAACCGCGCCCGCCGTATATCGAGAGACCGTTTGATGACCGCTTCCCAACGACCGGCCGAATCCCCTCTCTTCGCAGGGCTGCCGGGCGACATTTCCGTCTCCTTCGAATTCTTCCCGCCCAAGTCGGAGAAGATGGAGGAACAGCTGTGGGACGCGATCACCCAGCTCGCCCCGCTCGATCCCAGCTTCGTCTCGGTGACGTATGGCGCGGGCGGCTCCACGCGCGAGCGTACCCACGCGACCGTCGCGCGGATCGTCAAGGAAACCTCGCTGGTCCCCGCCGCGCACCTCACCTGCGTTGCCGCCAGCAAGGGCGAGATCGACGAGGTGGTCGACCAGTATTGGGAAGCGGGCGTGCGCCACATCGTCGCCCTGCGCGGCGATCCGCCTCCGGCTGACGGCGGCCGCTTCGTGCCGCACCCCGAAGGCTACGGCAGCGCCGCCGAACTGGTCGAGGGGCTGAAGAAGCGCCACGACTTCGAGATTTCGGTCGCTGCCTACCCCGAAGTCCACCCCGAGGCGGTGAGCGCCGAGGTCGACCTCGACAACCTCAAGCGCAAGATCGACGCGGGCGCCTGCCGCGCGATCACGCAGTTCTTCTTCTCGACCGACGCCTACTTCCGCTTCCTCGACAAGGCGCTGGCGGCGGGCATCACCGCGCCGATCCTGCCGGGCATCATGCCCGTCACCAGCTTCTCGGCGATCCGCCGGATGAGCGGCAACACCGAGATTCCCGGCTGGCTGGAAACGATGTTCGACGGCCTCGACGACCGCCCCGGTCCGCGCGCCCTCGTCGCCGCCGTCGCCGCAGCGGATCTGTGCAAGCGCCTCTACGAAGGCGGCGTGCGCGATTTCCACTTCTACACCCTCAACCGCGCCGAGCAGGCTTACGCGATCTGCCAGCTGCTCGGCCTGCGCCCCGCCCCTAATTCCACTAAGGAGCTGGTTACAGCATGAGCGTCCGTGAAACCTTCCTCGCCGAGGCGGCCAAGCGCATCCTCATCACCGACGGCGCCTTCGGCACCGAGATCCAGAACTGGAAGCTGTCGGAAGAGGACTATGCCGGGAACCTCGGCCTGTCCCACGACCAGAAGGGCAACAACGACATCCTCGCGCTGACCAAGCCCGAGGTGCCGGAATCGATCCACCGCGCCTACTTCGAGGCGGGCGCGGACATCGCCGAGACCAACACCTTCTCGGCCAACCGCATCAGCCAGGCCGACTACGGCGCCGAGCATCTCGTGCGCGAGATCAACGTCGAATCGGCGAAGCTCGCGCGTCGTCTGGCGGACGAGTACCAGGCCAAGGACGGTCGCCCGCGCTTCGTGGCGGGTGCGATCGGGCCGACGAACAAGACCCTTTCGCTCAGCCCCGACGTCAACGATCCGGGCTACCGCGAGATCGACTGGGACACGCTGGTCGACGTCTACAAGGAACAGGCCGCAGCCCTCGTCGAAGGCGGCGCGGACTTCATCCTGATCGAGACGGTGTTCGACACCCTCAACGCCAAGGCGGGCGTCATGGCCGTGCGCCAGCTTGAAGCCGAGCTTGGGCGCGAAGTGCCGATCATGCTGTCGATGACGCTGACCGACCTTTCCGGCCGCAACCTGTCGGGCCACACGGTCGAGGCGTTCTGGCACGCGGTGCGCCATGCCAAGCCGGTGACGATCGGCCTCAACTGCTCGTTCGGCGCGACGCAGCTGCGCCCGCATGTGAAGACGCTGTCGGAGATCGCCGACACCCTCATCATGATCTACCCCAACGCCGGGCTTCCCAACGAACTGGGCGCCTATGACGAGATGCCGGACACGACGGCGGGCTTCGTCGGCGAATGGGCGGTCGCGGGGCAGGTCAACGTGCTGGGCGGCTGCTGCGGCTCCACCCCCGCGCACATCAAGGCCATCGCCGACAAGGTGACGGGCATGGACCCGCGCACGCTTCCCGCGCTGGAGCCGGTGACGCGCCTCGCGGGCCTCGAACCCTTCACGATGGTAGCCTGAGAACTTTCGTGAACGACATTCCCATCTGGCGCATCCGCCCGGCCGGACCGGACGATGCCGACGCGCTCGCCCTCGTGGGCGCGGCGACGTTCCTTGAGACCTTCGCAGGCCACATCGACGGCGCGGGCCTCGTCGCGCATTGCGCGAAGCAGCACTCCGCCGACGCCTATCGCGCATACTTCGCCAAGGGCGCGAAGGCGTGGCTGGCCGAGATCGAACCCGGCGGCGCGCCGGTCGGCTATGCGCTGTCCTGCGATCCGGAGATCGAGCATGCGCAGCCCGGCGATGTCGAGCTGAAGCGCATCTACCTGCTGTCGCGCTTCCAGGGCTCGACGATCGCGGGCGCGCTGATGCTGGCCGTCATGGCCGAGGCGAAGGGCGCCAGCCGCCTGCTGCTCGGCGTCAAGGACGACAACCACCGCGCGCTTTCCTTCTACGCCAAGCACGGCTTCGAGACGATCGGCACCCGCCGTTTCGACGTGGGCGGCAAGACCTACGACGACTTCGTGCTCGCACGCCCGCTCTGACCCGACGAGAACAACACCCATGACCGCCACTCCCTCCGGCTCCCGTTTCGTCAACATCGGCGAACGCACCAACGTCACCGGCTCGGCCAAGTTCAAGAAGCTCATCATGGCGGGCGACTACCCCGCCGCCATCGAAGTCGCCCGCCAGCAGGTGGAGAACGGCGCGCAGGTCATCGACGTCAACATGGACGAGGGCCTGCTCGACGCGGTCGAGGCGATGACCACGTACCTCAAGCTGATCGCCGCCGAGCCGGACATCGCGCGCGTGCCGGTGATGGTCGACAGCTCCAAGTGGGACGTGATCGAGGCGGGCCTCAAGTGCGTGTCGGGCAAGCCAATCGTCAATTCCATCTCGATGAAGGAAGGCGAGGAGCAATTCCTCGACCATGCGCGAAAGTGCATGGCCTACGGCGCCGCCGTGGTCGTCATGGCCTTCGACGAGACCGGCCAGGCCGACACCAAGGAGCGCAAGATCGAGATCTGCGAGCGCGCCTACAAGCTGCTCGTCGGCATCGGCTTCCCGCCCGAGGACATCATCTTCGATCCCAACGTCTTCGCCGTCGCCACCGGCATCGAGGAACATGACCGCTACGGCCTCGACTTCATCGAGGCGGTGGTGGAGATCAAGGCGCGCTGCCCGCACGTCCACTTCTCGGGCGGCCTGTCCAACCTCTCGTTCAGCTTCCGCGGCAACGAGACGGTCCGCCGCGCGATGCACTCGGTCTTCCTATACCACGCGATCCCGGCGGGCCTCGACATGGCGATCGTCAACGCTGGCCAGCTCGACGTCTACGACCAGATCGACCCGGCCCTGCGCGAAGCCTGCGAAGACGTCATCATGATGCGCCGCCCCGGCGTGGGCGAGGACGGCAAGACCTCCACCGAGCGCCTGATCGAACTGGCGGAGAGCTTCAAGGGCAAGGACACCGTCGCCGAGAAGGCAGCCGAGGAATGGCGCGGCTGGGACGTCACCAAGCGCATCGAGCACGCACTGGTGCGCGGCATCGACGCCTACGTGGTCGAAGACACCGAGGAAGCCCGCGCCGCGATCGCCGCTGCCGGCGGTCGCCCGATCGAGGTGATCGAAGGCCCGCTGATGGGCGGCATGAACGTCGTCGGCGACCTGTTTGGGTCAGGCAAGATGTTCCTGCCGCAGGTCGTGAAGTCCGCGCGCGTGATGAAGAAGGCGGTCGCTCACCTGATCCCCTTCATCGAGGCGGAGAAGGACGCCAAGACCAAGGCGAAGGGCCGCATCATCATGGCCACCGTCAAGGGCGACGTCCATGACATCGGCAAGAACATCGTCGGCGTCGTGCTCCAGTGCAACGGCTACGAGGTGATCGACCTTGGCGTCATGGTGCCGTGGAGCAAGATCCTCGAATCGGCGAACGAGAACGAGGCCGACATCATCGGCCTCTCGGGCCTCATCACCCCCTCGCTCGACGAGATGGTGACCGTGGCCGAGGAAATGCAGCGCGCCGAGATGAACATTCCCCTGCTGATCGGCGGCGCGACGACCTCCAAGGTCCACACCGCGCTGCGCATCGACCCGGCCTATACCGGCACCGTGGTCCACGTGCTCGACGCCAGCCGCGCGGTGGGCGTCGCCTCGCAGCTGCTGTCCGACACGCAGGCGGAAGGCTTCAAGTCCTCGGTCGCGATCGACTATGCCAAGGTCCGCGAAGCCCGCGAGGGCAAGGGCCAGAGCGACCTGCTGCCGCTCGCCGATGCGCGCGCCAACGCCTTCCCCGCCGACTTCGCGCTCAAGCCCGCCGCGCCCGCGCAGCCCGGCCTGCATGTGTTCGAGGACTGGGATCTCAAGGATCTGGTCGAGACGTTCGACTGGGTGCCCTTCTTCCGCGCCTGGGAACTGGCGGGCAACTATCCCGCGATCCTGACCGACCCGGTCGTCGGCGAAAGCGCCAGCAGCCTATTCGAAGATGCGCAGGCGATGCTGGCGAAGATCATCGACGAAAAGTGGCTGACCGCGCGCGGCGTCTGCGCCTTCTGGCCTGCCCATTCCGAAGGTGACGATATCATCATTTCCTCCCCGAGCTCGCTCGGGGAGGGGGACCATGCGAAGCATGGTGGAGGGGGAGAGGCCGCGCCATCCCCCTCCACCACCGGCTCCGCCGGCGGTCCCCCTCCCCAAGACAAGCTTGGGGAGGAATTGCGCCTCCCCTTCCTGCGCCAGCAGTTCAAGAAGTCGCGCGGCCGCGCCAACTTCTGCCTGTCGGACTTCATCGCGCCGCAGGACGACTGGCTCGGCGGCTTCGCGGTCGGCATCCACGGCATCGAGCCGCATCTGGAGCGCTTCAAGGCGGCGCACGACGACTATTCGGACATCCTGCTGAAAGCCCTCGCCGACCGCTTCGCCGAAGCCTTCGCCGAGCGCCTGCACCAGCATGTCCGCACGACGTTGTGGGGCTATGCGCCGGACGAGCAGTTCACCAACGAAGCGCTGATCCGCGAGGAATATCGCGGAATCCGCCCGGCGCCGGGCTATCCCGCCTGCCCGGACCATTCGTTGAAGCCCATCCTGTTCGATCTTCTGAAAGCGCAGGACAACGCCGGGATCGTGCTGACCGAAAGCCAGGCGATGCTGCCGACGGCGGCGGTTTCGGGCTTCTACTTCGCGCACCCGGAAAGCCAGTACTTCGGCGTCGCCCGCATCGGCCGGGACCAGCTGGAAGACTACGCCGTGCGCCGCGATGTGGACCTGCCCACCGCCGAACGCTGGCTGCGGCCGAACCTGGACTGAGTTCCTCCACCATCGGGGGAGGGGGACCATCCGAAGGATGGTGGAGGGGCACGCGCTGGATCGCGTGCCCTTGCAGGGCAGTGCCTCTCACAAGTGCGCGCAGCAAGGTCCGGCAACCACGATGGTGCCCCTCCACCACCTTGCGGTGGTCCCCCTCCCCGTGCCGGGGAGGATCATTTCGCACTTGCAACATGGCCGGCGCCCGATAACCCTGCGGCCATGACCACCGCACGCATCACCGGGCGCACCCTCGTCTATGACGGGTGGTACAAGTTCTCCCGCCTCGAAGTGGAGATGCCCGACGGCAAGCGGGTGGAGCGGCACCTGCTCGACAACGGCTCGGCGGTGGCGGTGCTGCCCTACGACCCGGCGCGGCGGCTGTGCATGCTGATCGACCAGCCGCGCGCGGGCGTGCTCGCCGCTGGCGCGCCGCCGCTGCTGGAGGCCATCGCAGGCAATCTCGACGGCGCCTCGCCCGAAGCGCGCATCGTCGAGGAAGCCTTCGAGGAAGGCGGCCTCCGGATCGAGGCGCTGGAGCCGATCACCAACATGTGGTCGCTCTGCCCCGTCTCCACCGAGCGCGTGCAGCTCTACCTTGCGCAATACGCGCATGACGACCGCGTGGGCGAAGGCGGAGGCGCGCATGACGAGGACGAGAACATCACCGTCCACGAGATCGGCCTCGACGCCCTGCGCGCCATGGCGCTATCGGGCGAACTGACCGACGCCAAGACGCTGATCCTCGCGCAAGCGCTGCTGCTGCGGCACCCGGAGCTTTGGACGTAGAACCCTGCGGCGGCGCTCGATAGCTAGGTCAGCGCCTTGCCGTTCTGGGTGAAGCGGCATCCATGCTCGCATCCCTTGCATGCTGGCAGGCACGGGTTGGTGACATCGCCGTCGGGGTGACCCGTCACGACGACGAGGAACTTCGACTGTTCCCCGTTGCCCGCCACGATGCCGTAGCGAGACAGGAACCCGGCAATCAGGCCTCCTTGCGCGCTGTTCTCCCGCCCTGGGATGTGGCCGACCCAACTGGCTCCGCCGCCTTCCAGCGTGCAGGCGAACGGATATTCGTCCCGGCTCAGCACATGCGGTATCTCGTAGCGCTGCCCGCCATGCTCGAAATGGAGTGCGTCTGCCCGGGTGGCCTTGCGCAGCTTCGGATCCGGCCCAGCATAGGTCAGGAGTTTCGGGTGCCCTGCCATCTGTGCATGCCAGACATTTACAGCCAGCTCGCGATGCCGCCCCCAGTCGAACACCAGCTTGGGATACTTCAAGGTGCCCTCCCGCCCTTGCCGATGAGGCGATCATGCGCCCGCGCGATAGAGCGGACAAGAGGAAGAATGCGCCGGTTCTACGCGGGTTTGCCTACCGAAACGGAGGAAACCTGCCCGCCGAGGGTTTCCCCCCGGGTGCCGCCTCTGCCATAATCGCCGCCGTGAACGACGACGACTGGCCTTTCGAGACGACCTTCTACGGCGAACCCGACGCCGACATGATGGACATCCACGCCCCCGACGTGGACTGGACGCCTGCCCCTCCGCCCGGCGAGGAAGAGGTGGCGAAGGCGCTGCACGACGTCTTCGGCTTCTCCGGTTTCCGCGGCGTGCAGGACCAGGTGGTCGACCGCGTGCTGCATGGCCGC includes these proteins:
- a CDS encoding NucA/NucB deoxyribonuclease domain-containing protein — translated: MKYPKLVFDWGRHRELAVNVWHAQMAGHPKLLTYAGPDPKLRKATRADALHFEHGGQRYEIPHVLSRDEYPFACTLEGGGASWVGHIPGRENSAQGGLIAGFLSRYGIVAGNGEQSKFLVVVTGHPDGDVTNPCLPACKGCEHGCRFTQNGKALT